One segment of Phaeacidiphilus oryzae TH49 DNA contains the following:
- a CDS encoding ROK family transcriptional regulator: MNRHNVRDLRRANRARLLRRLWFHGPLSRQELIAATGLSAASVSNVVSELLDAGLVVEAGAMESDGGRPRILLRIAADRQQVVGVDVGETMIRVERFDLALTEQARTEIPVPAGRLDPEAVVRGIRDGLGQILDPDGPGLLGVGIGVPGIVQHTPEAVVHGQTVGWQAVPFEKLLRESLRESGEVSAATPIHVDNGATTMGQAEMWFGAGRGIRNAAFLLLGSGVGASVITDGAPYRGLTTSAGEWGHTNSVIGGRLCRCGASGCLEAYISGPAVAARYAEAAGDAPGGPVGSGGSGQPGEHGGPGAASGSGGPGAGEEPCGERDLRAILAAAEAGDRVAREVLDETAVHIGTGIANLVNLFNPERVIIGGWAGLLIGRRLLDPIREIISRQALVLPREQATIGLSDLGPDAVARGAATLPVSRFLDSGGVPTGS; the protein is encoded by the coding sequence ATGAACCGGCACAACGTTCGCGACCTGCGGCGGGCGAACCGCGCCCGGCTGCTGCGCCGGCTCTGGTTCCACGGACCGCTCAGCCGTCAGGAGTTGATCGCGGCCACCGGACTGAGCGCCGCCTCGGTGAGCAACGTGGTCTCCGAACTCCTGGACGCCGGGCTCGTGGTGGAGGCCGGGGCGATGGAGTCGGACGGCGGCCGCCCCCGCATCCTGCTGCGGATCGCCGCGGACCGGCAGCAGGTGGTCGGCGTGGACGTCGGCGAGACGATGATCCGCGTGGAGCGCTTCGACCTGGCGCTCACCGAGCAGGCCCGGACCGAGATCCCGGTGCCCGCCGGGCGCCTGGACCCGGAGGCGGTGGTCCGCGGGATCCGGGACGGACTGGGGCAGATCCTCGACCCGGACGGCCCCGGGCTGCTCGGCGTGGGGATCGGCGTGCCCGGCATCGTCCAGCACACCCCCGAGGCGGTGGTGCACGGCCAGACCGTCGGGTGGCAGGCGGTGCCCTTCGAGAAGCTGCTCCGCGAGTCCCTCCGGGAGAGCGGGGAGGTGTCCGCCGCGACCCCGATCCACGTGGACAACGGCGCCACCACGATGGGCCAGGCCGAGATGTGGTTCGGCGCCGGCCGCGGGATCCGCAACGCCGCCTTTCTCCTCCTCGGTTCGGGCGTGGGCGCCTCCGTCATCACCGACGGCGCCCCCTACCGGGGCCTGACCACCTCGGCCGGCGAGTGGGGCCACACCAACTCGGTGATCGGCGGCCGCCTCTGCCGCTGCGGCGCCTCCGGCTGCTTGGAGGCCTACATCAGCGGCCCGGCCGTCGCCGCGCGCTACGCGGAGGCGGCAGGGGACGCCCCCGGCGGGCCCGTCGGCTCCGGCGGCTCAGGCCAGCCCGGTGAGCACGGCGGGCCCGGCGCAGCCTCCGGTTCCGGCGGGCCCGGCGCCGGCGAGGAGCCGTGCGGCGAGCGTGACCTGCGGGCGATTCTCGCCGCCGCCGAGGCCGGGGACCGGGTCGCCCGCGAGGTCCTGGACGAGACCGCCGTCCACATCGGCACCGGGATCGCCAATCTGGTCAACCTCTTCAACCCGGAGCGGGTGATCATCGGCGGTTGGGCCGGCCTGCTGATCGGACGGCGACTGCTCGACCCGATCCGGGAGATCATCTCCCGCCAGGCCCTGGTGCTGCCCCGGGAACAGGCCACCATCGGACTCTCCGACCTCGGCCCGGACGCGGTCGCCAGGGGCGCCGCGACCCTGCCGGTCAGCCGCTTCCTGGACTCGGGGGGCGTACCGACCGGGAGCTGA
- a CDS encoding ABC transporter substrate-binding protein gives MLRSTRRTALAAMGAATALLAAACGGSGSGGSTTAQDTSGPQTITYWASDQGSSIADDVKVLTPQLNAFTQQTGIKVKLQVIGWNDLLNRILAAASSGQGPDVVNIGNTWSASLQATGAFLPMSADVMKQIGDTGRFLPGALAATGAAGKDPVGVPLYSMAYGLYYNKAMFKAAGISQPPATWEQFVADAKKLTHGGQWGVSVEGAQTPENAHHAFTFSQQQGGSFFDASGKPTFDTPQNVKAIQQYVNFVGADKIANPSDAEYSNGTEAVQDFANGKAAMLLWQTADASLANYGMKPGQYGVAPVPFPASPPAGSKHVDSIVAGINMSVFSASHHQAAALKFVKFMTSRPTQIALNKSYGSLPSVKDAYDDPAFQTPSAKVYQQVLAGSAAPMPEIAQESQFETQIGAVVKDLFADAAAGKPITGQLVSSELTQAQQKLQAGG, from the coding sequence ATGCTCCGCAGCACGAGACGTACCGCACTGGCGGCGATGGGTGCCGCGACCGCGCTGCTGGCCGCAGCCTGCGGAGGGTCGGGCTCGGGGGGCTCGACCACCGCACAGGACACCAGCGGTCCGCAGACCATCACCTACTGGGCGAGCGACCAGGGCAGCTCCATCGCCGACGACGTCAAGGTGCTCACCCCGCAGCTGAACGCCTTCACCCAGCAGACCGGCATCAAGGTCAAGCTCCAGGTGATCGGCTGGAACGACCTCCTCAACCGGATCCTGGCGGCGGCCAGTTCGGGGCAGGGGCCGGATGTGGTCAACATCGGCAACACCTGGTCGGCCTCACTGCAGGCGACCGGGGCGTTCCTGCCGATGTCCGCCGACGTGATGAAGCAGATCGGCGACACCGGGCGGTTCCTGCCAGGGGCACTGGCGGCGACGGGCGCGGCCGGCAAGGACCCGGTGGGCGTACCGCTGTACTCCATGGCCTACGGCCTCTACTACAACAAGGCCATGTTCAAGGCCGCGGGCATCAGCCAGCCGCCGGCCACCTGGGAGCAGTTCGTCGCCGACGCGAAGAAGCTGACCCATGGCGGGCAGTGGGGGGTCAGTGTCGAGGGCGCGCAGACGCCGGAGAACGCCCACCACGCGTTCACCTTCAGCCAGCAGCAGGGCGGCAGCTTCTTCGACGCCTCGGGGAAGCCGACCTTCGACACCCCGCAGAACGTCAAGGCGATCCAGCAGTACGTGAACTTCGTCGGGGCCGACAAGATCGCCAACCCCAGTGACGCCGAGTACTCCAACGGCACCGAGGCGGTGCAGGACTTCGCCAACGGCAAGGCCGCGATGCTGCTCTGGCAGACCGCGGACGCCTCGCTCGCCAACTACGGGATGAAGCCCGGGCAGTACGGGGTCGCGCCGGTGCCGTTCCCGGCGAGCCCGCCGGCCGGCAGCAAGCATGTCGACTCCATCGTGGCCGGCATCAACATGTCGGTCTTCAGCGCCAGCCACCACCAGGCGGCCGCGCTGAAGTTCGTGAAGTTCATGACCAGCCGGCCGACGCAGATCGCGCTGAACAAGTCGTACGGGTCGCTGCCCTCGGTGAAGGACGCCTACGACGACCCGGCGTTCCAGACCCCGTCCGCCAAGGTGTACCAGCAGGTGCTGGCCGGGTCGGCGGCGCCGATGCCGGAGATCGCCCAGGAGAGCCAGTTCGAGACGCAGATCGGCGCGGTGGTGAAGGACCTCTTCGCCGACGCGGCGGCCGGCAAGCCGATCACCGGTCAACTAGTCTCCTCCGAGCTCACCCAGGC